Proteins from a genomic interval of Bombyx mori chromosome 8, ASM3026992v2:
- the LOC101739476 gene encoding uncharacterized protein LOC101739476 isoform X1 → MCCIFTCCGWMIDLFQRLWTFTMSCCISSAVGCAFLTASVSGIALGYNYSLAEYIDLKETNVSVYIKRGVFDDEIADDMEWRRSGHMPIAGHIREDNLMTGAPEEENPQASKSGRRLDDSIFESDDQNKFEGSLMRLTAKAPAFSTTTKPATSDLEMAEIMSKYQLGSVDQLKAIQGLINMRKSGDARDTTAKGAVKTTFGYDERYLPHFPAFPDPMMSGRRIMPSNININVDKADSSLRKAVPEASINEPDKWGRRKAFPGAINDVAYDYLDKSPKYPPPVTPKPGPVRPTKLRASSAIFRPTHTQKVIESSPKMDYAISKEVDRDLEEFKEKLMLDKFENPNLKSDVLKMPKEEFIKAEDDYEADIKGLPVRKKRNVSDIKKYIKPASSESNVVKKDKNIAFSIINNNIFNLASRIAEKSATAQMKTQNARTKSKLLLKLQS, encoded by the exons ATGTGTTGCATCTTCACCTGCTGCGGTTGGATGATTGATCTGTTCCAAAG ACTGTGGACGTTCACGATGTCCTGCTGCATCAGTTCCGCTGTTGGCTGCGCGTTTCTCACAGCCTCAGTGTCAGGGATAGCCCTCGGATATAATTATTCATTAGCAGAATATATCGATTTAAAAG AAACCAACGTCTCCGTTTACATAAAGCGAGGTGTTTTCGACGATGAGATCGCCGATGACATGGAATGGCGTCGAAGCGGACATATGCCGATCGCCGGACACATCCGAGAAGATAACC TCATGACTGGAGCACCAGAAGAAGAAAATCCTCAAGCATCGAAGTCTGGACGAAGATTGGACGATTCCATTTTCGAATCCGATGATCAGAACAAGTTCGAAGGCTCACTGATGAGGTTAACCGCCAAGGCCCCGGCCTTTAGCACGACAACCAAACCGGCCACGAGCGACTTGGAAATGGCAGAG ATAATGTCGAAATATCAACTGGGCTCGGTCGATCAACTCAAGGCTATTCAAGGCCTCATTAACATGAGAAAGTCGGGGGATGCACGTGATACAACTGCTAAAGGAGCGGTgaag ACAACATTTGGATACGACGAAAGATACCTACCACACTTTCCAGCATTTCCTGACCCAATGATGTCAGGTAGACGAATAATGCCCTCGAACATCAACATAAATGTGGACAAAGCCGATAGTTCTTTACGAAAAGCAGTACCAGAAGCGAGTATTAATGAACCCGATAAGTGGGGTAGACGTAAGGCATTCCCTGGCGCCATCAACGATGTGGCCTATGATTATTTAGATAAGAGCCCTAAATATCCACCTCCAGTGACCCCTAAACCTGGCCCAGTGAGACCGACAAAATTAAGAGCTTCATCTGCTATATTTCGGCCAACCCACACGCAAAAAGTAATAGAGTCATCACCAAAAATGGATTATGCGATTTCTAAAGAAGTTGACCGTGATCTTGAAGAATTCAAAGAAAAGCTAATGTTGGACAAATTTGAAAATCCCAA TTTAAAAAGCGATGTTTTGAAAATGCCTAAAGAAGAATTTATCAAAGCTGAAGATGACTATGAAGCTGATATAAAAGGTCTTCCAGTCAGAAAAAAGAGGAATGTTAGCGATATTAAGAAATACATCAAACCAGCATCGAGTGAATCGAATGTTGTGaagaaagataaaaatatcgCATTTTCAatcatcaataataatatatttaatttagcaTCGAGAATTGCTGAGAAAAGTGCAACAGCACAAATGAAAACACAGAATGCTCGTACCAAAAGTAAACTTCTATTAAAACTACAATCATAG
- the LOC101739476 gene encoding uncharacterized protein LOC101739476 isoform X2, producing the protein MSCCISSAVGCAFLTASVSGIALGYNYSLAEYIDLKETNVSVYIKRGVFDDEIADDMEWRRSGHMPIAGHIREDNLMTGAPEEENPQASKSGRRLDDSIFESDDQNKFEGSLMRLTAKAPAFSTTTKPATSDLEMAEIMSKYQLGSVDQLKAIQGLINMRKSGDARDTTAKGAVKTTFGYDERYLPHFPAFPDPMMSGRRIMPSNININVDKADSSLRKAVPEASINEPDKWGRRKAFPGAINDVAYDYLDKSPKYPPPVTPKPGPVRPTKLRASSAIFRPTHTQKVIESSPKMDYAISKEVDRDLEEFKEKLMLDKFENPNLKSDVLKMPKEEFIKAEDDYEADIKGLPVRKKRNVSDIKKYIKPASSESNVVKKDKNIAFSIINNNIFNLASRIAEKSATAQMKTQNARTKSKLLLKLQS; encoded by the exons ATGTCCTGCTGCATCAGTTCCGCTGTTGGCTGCGCGTTTCTCACAGCCTCAGTGTCAGGGATAGCCCTCGGATATAATTATTCATTAGCAGAATATATCGATTTAAAAG AAACCAACGTCTCCGTTTACATAAAGCGAGGTGTTTTCGACGATGAGATCGCCGATGACATGGAATGGCGTCGAAGCGGACATATGCCGATCGCCGGACACATCCGAGAAGATAACC TCATGACTGGAGCACCAGAAGAAGAAAATCCTCAAGCATCGAAGTCTGGACGAAGATTGGACGATTCCATTTTCGAATCCGATGATCAGAACAAGTTCGAAGGCTCACTGATGAGGTTAACCGCCAAGGCCCCGGCCTTTAGCACGACAACCAAACCGGCCACGAGCGACTTGGAAATGGCAGAG ATAATGTCGAAATATCAACTGGGCTCGGTCGATCAACTCAAGGCTATTCAAGGCCTCATTAACATGAGAAAGTCGGGGGATGCACGTGATACAACTGCTAAAGGAGCGGTgaag ACAACATTTGGATACGACGAAAGATACCTACCACACTTTCCAGCATTTCCTGACCCAATGATGTCAGGTAGACGAATAATGCCCTCGAACATCAACATAAATGTGGACAAAGCCGATAGTTCTTTACGAAAAGCAGTACCAGAAGCGAGTATTAATGAACCCGATAAGTGGGGTAGACGTAAGGCATTCCCTGGCGCCATCAACGATGTGGCCTATGATTATTTAGATAAGAGCCCTAAATATCCACCTCCAGTGACCCCTAAACCTGGCCCAGTGAGACCGACAAAATTAAGAGCTTCATCTGCTATATTTCGGCCAACCCACACGCAAAAAGTAATAGAGTCATCACCAAAAATGGATTATGCGATTTCTAAAGAAGTTGACCGTGATCTTGAAGAATTCAAAGAAAAGCTAATGTTGGACAAATTTGAAAATCCCAA TTTAAAAAGCGATGTTTTGAAAATGCCTAAAGAAGAATTTATCAAAGCTGAAGATGACTATGAAGCTGATATAAAAGGTCTTCCAGTCAGAAAAAAGAGGAATGTTAGCGATATTAAGAAATACATCAAACCAGCATCGAGTGAATCGAATGTTGTGaagaaagataaaaatatcgCATTTTCAatcatcaataataatatatttaatttagcaTCGAGAATTGCTGAGAAAAGTGCAACAGCACAAATGAAAACACAGAATGCTCGTACCAAAAGTAAACTTCTATTAAAACTACAATCATAG